The genomic stretch ACCAAACTCCATCATCCCTGCCAGTTGGGGTGGTTCAGCCGGTTATTGCAACACAGGTCGGTGATAGGCCCGCCATGTGTTCTGAGGCTTTgttgagattggacaagtttaccaagctcttccctATTTACTTCAGTGatgcatcttttgaggatccACATGATTATCTAGACTGTTGTCATGAGGTGCTGTAGAACATGGGTATAGCTGAGACCAACAAAGTCAATTTTACTGTGTTTCAGATGACTGGTTCAGCCAAGAGGTAGTGGAGAGATTATATATTGACTAGACCAGGTAGGTCACCTGCActtacttgggatcagttttcgcagctatttcttgagaagttcatTCCTGTCACTCTGAGAGAGGATTACCGCAACCAGTTTGAGCGTCTTCAGCAAGGTAGTATGATTGTTAACCAGTAGGAGACTCGTTTGATGGACCTAGCTCGTCATGCCATTATCTCTCTCCCTACTTAGAGGGGATAGTGAGGAGATTTATTGATGGACTCACTTACACTATCAAGAtatagatggccaaggaggccgagAGTGGCATTTCCTTACAAACGGCTGTAGATATTGCTAGACGGATCGAGAATGTTTGTTCTCAAGAGAGGGGGCGGGTGTTTGATAAGAGTCCTCGCCATTTCGGTGGTTTCAATGGTGCCTCATGTGGAGGCAGGGGTACTTTGTTAGAGGCCATCCTCCTTGGCTATTTCAGTCAGTGATTCAGGCATCTCACAATGCTTCAGGGAGTCGTGGTCGTTATGTACCTCATTCCGAGTAGCCAACCTACAGTGCACTATTAGCTCCTATGAGTGCGCCTCCGATTCAGAGCTATCATCGTTGTTATCCCTCTCGTTCGGGTTAGATTCAGCTTCATCAGCCACAAAATCAAGATgggtgttttgagtgtggtggtaTTGGTCACGTCAGGAGGTTCTGTCTGAGATTATTGGGCAGTATACCACAACAGAGTTCTTGTGCCATGGTTCCTGCAGTTATCgctccaccgcccgctcagccagatagaggtaggggtcaggcaaCCAGAGGTGGGGGTCAAGCTATTAGAGGTTGAGGTCAGGTCGTTAGAGGTAGAGGACAGCCAGCTAGAGTCCGTCCGAGAGacgtagttcagagtggtggggcccatcccCGATTTTAAGCTTTCCCAGCTAGGCTtgaggctgagtcatctgacgccgttatcacaagtattgttccagttttccatagagatgcttcagttctatttgatctgggCTGTACTTATTCCTACATGTCATCCTATTTTTCTTCATATCTAGTTgtacctcgtgattctttgagtgcttctaTGCATGTGTCCACGACTGTGGGAGATTATTTTGTTGTAGATCCCATCTATCGCTCGTGTATGTTTACTATTGGAAGTCTTGAGGCTAGTATAGATCtgctacttcttgatatggtagatttcgatgttacCTTGGGTATAAATTGGTTgttaccttatcatgctatatgggactgtcatgctaagatggTGACCCTAGACATGTCAGATTTGCCTCGATTAAAATTGAGGGGGACTCTTGAGCACTCTACCAtcagggttatctcttatgtgaaggaccgacatatggttgagaaggggtgtctagcttatttggcatatatttgtgattctagtgcggaggttccttccatggattcagtaccagtTGTTAGTGAGTTTCCAAAGGTGTTTCTTGTTGATCTATCGGGGATGTCAccggacagagatattgacttctgcattgatttagcTCTAGGCGCTCAGTCTATTTCTATTCTACCATATTGTCTAGCCCTGCCGGAGTtgaaaggaattgaaggagcagttgcaagattttcttgataaggtcttcattagacctagtgtctcaccctgGGGTGCACccgtgttgttcgtgaagaataaagatggatcgatgaggatgtgtatagactatcggtagttgaacaaggtcattATCAAAAACAAATATttgttgccgaggattgatgaattatttgatcagcttcagggttccaaggtgttttcaaagattgatttgaggtctggcaaCCATCGGTTGACGATTAGGGCATGTGATGTCCCTAAGACGGTTTTTCCGACTCGGTATGGGGATTATGAGTTCCTAGGTGATGTCATTTGTGTTGTCAAATACCCCAAccacatttatttatttgatgaaccgggtattCAAGCCCTATTTGGAATCTTATATGAttatattcattgatgatatcttgatctactcccacagTCGAGATGAGCATAAGCAGCATCTTCGGATTGTACTTCAGACTTTCAGGGATAGCCAGTTATATTCcaaattttcaaagtgtgagttttggttagactcAGTCACCtttttggggcatgttgtatcggtAGAGGGCATAAAGGtcgatcctaagaagattgaggcaattcAGAACTGGtctagacctacttcagctatagagatccagagttttctaggtttggtaggttattatagccggttcgtggaggggcttttatctatagcagccccattgactagattgacctagaaaggTTCCCTTTTCaaatggtcggatgagtgtgagttgacctttcagaagctcaagacttctTTGACTACGGCGCTAGTTTTGGTGTTCTCATAGGTTCAGGATCTTACACGGTGTATTGTGACGAATCTCGTATTGGGTTCGGTGCAATATTGATGCTGGATGGAAGTGTGATTGCATAtgtgatgcaacagttgaaggttcatgagaagaattaccttggacatgacttagagttggacgtcattgttcatgcactgaagatttagaggcactatctttacggcATGTCGTgcgaggtattcacggatcatcagggtttacagtatttgttcaaactaAAGGATCTCAATTTTAGGTAGAGAAAgtagttggagctattgaaaaactatgatatcaccattttgtatcattctgggaaggccaatgtggtggccgattccTCGAGTAGAAAGGTTGTGAGTACGgatagccttgcgtatattccagttggtgagaggTCGTTTGCATCAGATGTTCATTCTTTGGCCAATCTGTTCGCGATGTTAGATGTTCagagcccagtcgtgttctagcttgcacagtcactcggtcttccttgtatgagcgcatcagagagcatcagtatgatgatctcaatttgcttgtccttaagcacACAGTGCGGCACGATGGTCCCAAGAAGGTTACTGTTGGAGTtgatggggttttgaggatgcACGGTCGTATTTGTGTGCACAATATGGATGGATTTTATgggttgattcttgaggaggcccacagttcctgATATACTATTCATTCGGCATCGCTGAGATATATTAGGACTTGCGGaagtattattggtggaggagaatgaagaaggatatagttgcatatgtagctcggtgtataaattgtcagcaagtaaagtacaagAATCAGAGgtctggtggtttgtttcagaggctagagattcctgagtggaagtgggagcgtatcactatagattttgttgttggactacCATGGACTCATAAGAAGTTCGACGCGGTATGGTCATTGTGGACAGGTTGACAAAGTCATCACATTTCATTCCATTGGTAGTTatctattcttcaaagcggttagctgagatctacatcCGTGAGATCGTCCGTCTTCATGGCGTgcatgtgtctatcatttctgtttGAGTTTACCTTGCACTTTTAAGGAGCCATACAACGTGAGTTAGGCATGTAGGTTGAGCTGAGTGTAACATTTCATCACCACAttaacggacagtccgagcgcactattcaaatattgaagGATATGCTTCGTGCTTGCATTATGGATTTGGGgagccgtacaacatgagttaggcaTGTAGGTTGAgctgagcacaatatttcatcaccagatggacggacagttccagcgcactattcaaatattgaagGATATGCTTCGTGCTTGCGTTATGGATATTAGGGCTTCTTGGGATCGTTCTTTCCGCTTGCGGAGTtagcctacaacaatagctatcggtcgagcatttagatggctccctatgaggcattatacggGAGGCGGTGCCgttcaccagttggatggttcgagacggtggaggctcggttgttgggtacagatttggtacaggatgtcatggataaggtcaagattatttaGGACCGACTTCACaaagctcagtccagacagaggAGTTATATCGACCgtagagttcgtgatgttgcattcatggttgtaATGAGGGTGTTGCTCTGGGTTTCACCCGGAGCAAGCtgagaaagaagggcaagttgagccctaggtgtATTTGaccctttgagattcttgagaaaGTAGGTGAGGTGGCCTAAGACTCGCATTGCCACCTATTTTATCAACAGTTCATCCACTGTTATGAGTCTATGCTCCGTAAGTATTACCGTGATctatcccatgtgttagatttcagctcagtccaattggacaaggatttgacttatgagcccttatttttgtgttttgaaatCTTGATTAGCTCTGTTTAACCTTCCTATATTTACGTGCACAATCTGTGTCTCTTTTTTTGGAAGGTTTTTATGAGAAAATTAATCAAATGTAAAATTGTGCTTTAAAACTCATTTGAGTTAATTTCGGTTAATGTTTTGAGAAAATGGACCTAGATCAATGTTTTGATGGTCCTGGTGGGTCCGTATTGTGATttaggacttgggtgtatgcccaaaatcgaattcgAAAGTCCCTAGCTTGATATGACGTAATTTGTTAAAATCTagaagtttaaaggtttaaagaaatTTCAAGTTTGATCGTAGTTTGACTTTGTTGCTACCAGATTCAGATTTTGATTCTGGAAGTTGGTATGAGTTCATTACAGTATTTATGACTTTTCCGCAAAATTTGGAACAAAACAGAGTTGTTTTGACATGATTTGTACGTCCAGTTGAAAAATTGAATGTTCTTAAGTTTCATTGAAAATATCATTTACTTTGGTGTCTGATTCATGGTTCTAGGTCTTATTTTGATGTTTCGATCACGCGAGAGAGTTTGTATGAttttattacacttgtgtgcatgtttggtttggagcccgaggggctcgAGTCAGTTTAGGATAGGCCACAAAGTGATTTTTGAATTTAGAATAGTGCTAGTGCATAAGTTCTGCAGATCTTGCATTTGTGAGGACCTGATCGCAAATGTGAGGTTGGGCTCGCATATGCAAAGATGGTGGGGGCTGGGTCGCCTTCGCTTTTGCAAAGTGAAGTCCGCATATGCGAAGGGGGtaggttcgcatttgcaagcttttgagtcgcatttgcgactaaggaATGACTGAGGCAGACTAGCATTTGTGAGTCGATTGTTCGCTTTTGCAGCAGCCTTTGTTTGTATTTGCGACAATATTTTTGCATTTGTGATGGCAATAGGCTCAGTGACTTCTTCGCATTTTCGAAGAGTTGATCGCAATTGTGATCATAGCAATTGCAAATTatggatcgcaattgcgataactgtAGCTGGGTAAAAGAGGGGGAAACGGGATTTAGCTCATTTCTTTCAAACTCTCAACCCTAAACAACGATTTTCCCAAGAGATTTTATTCCTAAATTTTTTGGTAAGTAACTTCaatcgattttttttttaattacccATTATATTCAGAAGTTTTCAATACTAAATCTaagattttcatggtagaaattggggatttaggtAGAATTAGGGacttttctaaatttggaatttagacctcaaattgaggtcggatttcaaaaatatttacataaccgggctcggggtgaatgggtaatcgaatttTGGTCCGAGTCTCGGGTTTTGGCCAAGTAGGTCCCGGGTAGACTTTTGTTAACTacttcaataatgacctaaattgaacctctttcatttgtgagtagtttctaaagcttattttgaatcgtttggtcAATAAATTGCTGATTTGGTTGGTTTAGATTCTTGTTCGAAAGGCATGGCCGTGGTTGAACTTTGAGTTGATTGCAGAGTAAGGTAAGTGATGGGTTTagccttgacttgagggaatagtAACCTTTGAGCTATCTGCTATGTTAATTTCATGTCTAGCGGCATATATACGAGGTGGCGAGTATATATAcgctgtcaattacttgtttccATATCCACCCGTATtttattaattatattatttCATGTCTTGATTGTTACATGCCTTGATTGTTTCCTATGACTTAACTTGTTACTTTTCATTTATTATTCTTGCATTAAAAATAATTTCTTCCATGCTTTCATGATTAATTGTTACTTGCCTTAACTGTCTTACTTGTACCCTTTAACTGTCATATATTTAACTTGTCTTATTGCTCAGTATTAATTGTAGCCTTTCTTGATTTGGTATGGGATTCTTTCTTGATTTGTACCTTTCATATTAGTTAATCGTAAAGATACTTGTGATTCGAGTTGTTAAATTGATTGCACTTATTGATTTAtttatggatcggattgcacgccgtaacatgtggaataagggaggatttataTTGATACGATGGGATCGGATTACGCACCGCAACaggtaaaataagggaggattaatATGATGAAATAagagaggattatgatattaactctaattatatggtgggatcgggttgcgcgcacgacatatatttatttattattattgatatttacatagtggaataagggaggatcaTGTTTTtacggtgggatcaggttgcacgccgtaataatttatgtgttttgtattCCTTATTGTATTATGTTGGTTTCAGTGTTTTCGTACGAAGTTCTAATCATTGGTATTCCTGGTTTTTACTGGTTTCGATAATTGAGTTTATTTTCTTCAGTTATATGCCTTATTTTCGTATTTTTCTTTCCTGTCATTATTATTATACTGCGTAAAGGTTATTGTAttgacccgccttagcctcgtcactaattcatcgaggttaggctcagtACTTACAGAATACATGGGATCGATTGTACTTATAATACActatgcacttcttgtgcagattttggagtcggcCCCAGCGGCGGTTAGCAGATTGCTCGAGTTGACTGATGgatggagacttgaggtacagctgCTCGGCGCTCGCAGTCCTGAAGTCCCCATCTACCTTATCCTAGCTCTGTATTTTCTTTAAGATAATTTTACTTTCATTCGACTTTTATCTGTATTATTCTAGTAGTCTGTGCACTTTTGACACCAGATTCGGGGTTGTATTTAGATATTTCGGTGGTTATGACTTTTCCCACTTTGTTTGAGTTCTATTTCAGTTATTTCAGTTTAATTGGCATCAATTAGTTGAATTGTTTAAAAGTGATTAAGACTATTTTAACGCTGGCTTGTTTAGCAAGTTAAATGTTAGGTGCTATCACGGTCTCGAGAGTGGGAATTCCGGATCGTGACACTCGTATAGTACTAGCGTTATTCTTAAAATTCCCATTGTTACATGTTGTTTACTTTGATTTGCTTATCTtattttgctggtttttgttacTGCTTCTCTTTCTATAACTTCTTCACTTCTTTATTTTTGCCGTCTGTTTGGACCATGCTTTTTTTGAGCCGAAGGTTTATTGGAAACAATCGCTATATTTTCACAAAGGTAGGGTAAGTGTTTGTGTATATATTTCCCTCTTCAGACCTTACTTGTGGTATTATACTGggtatattattgttgttgttgttgtgttgtaatTGAGGCTTGGACATTTCTACCGGTATTTCAGATCTTTTGTATGAGTAATATTGTAACTAACTAGTTACTAGAAACATCTATAAGAAACCAGCATTAGAAACGCATTTCACTCTATAGCACCAAAGGGAGATATATAATCTTTAAAAAATTTACAATTCAGTAAGCAGCTAACCATCTTGCTGAAATTTAAATACAATTCAATACTGCAGCCAACCTCCCTGAATGCTTTGAAAATTATGGCCCTCCGAAATACAACTTAGTAGCTAGCTTGATAAAATTCTGCACATCTACATGGTTAGAAAAGTCATCCAATTAAATAAAAATTACTGGCGCTAATAAGAAGATTCTTACTTAAATGCATGTAAGATAAAAAGCTACATATATAACTGATTTGTGGTTGGTGCGATAGCATTTTTGTTTTCTCTCAAGAATTTAAGATATGACATCGCATATCCGATGCCTTCAGAGTTGCAGCAGCAGAGAAAAATCAAATATAACAAATTAAGTACTTAAATACACTTTTATATAAGTGTCAATAATGCTGTAATTGTCTATTAACTAGTAGATGAATGTGACTAAGTAATGATTTTTCGCACTCGTTCTGAAACACACAATAATTAAAGCAGTTGGAGATTGGTTCTTTGATAGAAGAGGATTTAAGAAGATATATATATTGCCCCTATCATTCTGGCAAGTTTAGTATCGAATGATCGGGGCAATCAATCTTCAATCTTGTCCACTCCTTTCGAAGAACCAGTCTCTAACTGCTTTGCCTTGTGTTTGCAAATGATTTAGTAAGAGTAATTATAGTTTGTTGCAAAGAAGAAGACCATGAAATTGATGTTTTAAGAAATGTGAAGATAGATATCCTTCTTTTTTAACTTGGATTTGCTTTAAAGTTCTCTACTTTTATAGGCTTTGAGACCAAGCCATTTATCACTTACAAGGGTGTCAAACTTAGCACGTGAAAATATAATTCGCCGAACGCACCTACGCGTGTGAGAAGATTGGAGTATGTTTATAGTATTATTTATAGGTTTATTTGGGAAGTTTTGGCCATTTTGAAACTAATGTAGCTCAAAATAGCTCATAAGAAAATTAtcaaaattatagaaaaaaattatttttttggtttgTTTAGTTGAATTAGTTATGCTAAATAAATGAACGAAAGTGTTATTGTCTGATTTGATAATTAAAAAAGTTATAAAAGAacaacaaacaaacgaacaaatgGAAAATATTACTCCATTTGTTTCAATTTAAATGACACACTTTTCTTATTAGTCCGTTCAAAAAAGAATGATacatttttatatttgaaaataatttaactttaaattttttatttttttttactcaCTTTACCCCTAATGAAAcacttttatagccacacaaacaCTATGACCCCACAAAGCTTTTGCACCTTACACTTTTAGGACCACATATTTCTAAAGTCTTTTATTTTTCCTTAAACTTTGTGCAAAATAAAATTAATTCGTCTAAATTGAAAAGGGGAGAGTATGCATTAAGGAGTAGGTTATGACTCATTGTTTACCACAAATTTTGACTTGCACATCTTTAGCGGGTTATGACCCAATCTGTTTATCTAATCGATCTGTTTTAACATGTCAAAATCTAGCTCAACACGTCTATTTAATACTCCTATGCCTAACCCATTTATCAATTTTACCAAACCATATGAATAATATGAATTTTATCATATTTATTGTAGAAAATTTAGTAATACTAATATTTAACAGTGCCACTATGTAAAATGTTAGAATAGAACTCAATCATACTTCTTCAGTCTCAAATTATTTATCATGTTTTTCTTTTATGATAAATAGTTtgagacggagggagtaataatattgttttgaatttttaaaataataaataatttgagttaattatttttaggaatcaTAACAAATAATTTGTAAGAGAGAGCTTCTTGGAAATGACATTTCAATTTCAGCATGAAGAATGCTTCTGATTTCAAACCATAATAAATTTGCATTGATCAAAGAAGTGTCACAGTTTCCTAAAATCTTCAATTCACGAATCATAAAGGCAATTGTAGTTACATGTGGAATGTCTCATTTCGTTCCAATTAATATAGCAAAGAAGTTATGAAATGAAGTGGTAATAATAGAAGATGGCGTAATGTCTCTATTGATTCCCTCGCATTCTTAGTACCTCGTTAGACACGATATCTACATATTTCTTCGTCCTACGAAACACCAAATTAGAAAGTCGAGGGTCAGATAGGCATACCTATTTTTAGTAACCTCATTAAAGACGATTTAATCATATTGCTTTTGTCCTACAGATTATGACATAAATCTGCTCCAAAGATATTGCACAGCTTTAGGTTCTATTATAGGTCTATATAAAGAACCCTCTATTAAATTGTTCTCCTACTTCATAAGGCAAAAATtgatgggtaaaacttaaaagcGGTCAATATTTGTATTACCagtttaaaagaaaaagaggcTAGAAATAGGCTGCTATTGTAAGTGACTAATATTGTAACATGGATCTATAAAAAACATTCCCAATATGGTATACCATTTAATATTGTTGGCCAAAAATAGGGTATTAAAAGAAGATTGGCTGACTTGATCACATGATTTTGTTATACTTTCAAGAATTCGTTAATTATTTCCCTGAGATTAACTGCTAACAAAACCAGAACAAAGTTAATTGTTCTTAATCCAAACAAAGTTGTTTATAAAAAAGGTTATCTTATTACATTTCAAAGGCATCTTCATTTCTGTCCTTTATCTTTAGAACTTTACTGAAGCGAACACGGCCTTTCTTGAGAGTGCGGGGAGCATGTGACAACTTAATTCACTTGCTCCCTTTGTTATGGAACTCTCTAGAATGGTCGTATTAGCAATTGTATATGTATTGACAATGTCATAGGTTAGGGTTTCGACGTAAAGATGTTTAAATGTCTATTATTCTTAGGTTTGGTGGTTGTCATTTTTTCGCATAATTTGTTTCGTAAGGTTGTGGTCATGAAAATGGAAGGAGGGAAATGTCAATTTGTCCCCCCCtccccaccccccccccccccttttttttttttggtttctttgCCTCAATTATGATCATGTCCAAGTTTACAAAGTTTGAGTATCTTTTACTCCCCACTAAATAGCTGCTCagtaaatttattatttttagttATTAACTCCTCAAGAGGTTAATATTATCACACTTCCATATTTAAGTTCGTACATATGATATTTATATGTatgtaaaatttatcaaaatagaGTGACCTTGAGAAATAAGCAAACGTAAGATAATTAAATGAAGCCACTCAAATATTAAATTGCATAAAAGCTAATGAAATTTTCCGGGGTGTAACTGCTCCTCCAACCGCTTCCAAATCGGAGGGAAGGCACCTTCTACCTCTTGCTCACGTCGTGGAGACAATATTTCACCCATTTTGCACGCTACTTCATATTCTTTTATCTTTTCTACATTAAGACCCTCCGCCCAATAGAGTTGAAGATACTCTTCTACACATTCTTGCTGAcaaacttcttcttctttaggcgTTAATGTACAATTTACCAATGCTTTACGAAATACTCATATTAAGAGAAATGTGCAACAACACCATATTTTTCTTGCCTGATATGGTCAACTCAACGGTGCTATTCGCCATTGTTATAGAGAAGCTAATCAAGTTGCGGATGCATTAGCAAAATGGAGCATTGACAATGAAGAACTTCTTATTTTCTCCCATCATGATCTTCCTATTTCTGGAATTGGACCTTATAGATTGGATTACATCCAGATGGTGTCACTAAGGCATAAACATAAGAAGAATACTTTTTTGTGAAGAGTTTTGTCGATcggtaaaaaaaaaaatatgtcagaAGGCCGGTTAGTGAAATTTAAAAAGCTTTAAGatcaaaaaaaaattgatttcttGCCAAGAGTAAAATATTAgttatgaaaaaataaaatacaatttacGGAAAAGGGCCTCAAAAATCCCTGAACTATGGGACTTGGTACAATATAATATTGCCCTCTGTCCACTTATCGGGCCAAAAATAATACTTTCAAGAGGATGATCAAGTAAAGATATGTTACAGTTTTGGGAAGTCAAATTATGGGTTCATTGACAAATGCAGCAGGTTGGTTTGATCGAATTTAATTGAGAAAAATGGAAAGTTCAATAAATAATTGTTTGGTATTGTAACGTACAAGTGTATTTACTCTTTAGGGGGTTTTGGCAAAAGTCATTTTTTCACTATAGTAATGATCAGTTAGGCAAGGGAATGAACATGCATCGCACTTACATTTAATAACTCGACTAGTTTTCCTTAATGCTATGACTGGGTGAAAGAACTGTCCGAATGTTTCAAGATCACAGTATTCacaaataaaaatataacatagCCATAGATTAATGTAAATCCAATTGCATATTCGAGGACAAATGGAGAAAGCGACTTGATAGATTAAATTAATGtaatgttcttttttttttttttttttttttttttttggttatgtcAATTAGATAGGTAACGTTTGTACGAAGGTGTTAGAGTCCATATGAACTAGCAGATGTAAATAAACACAATTGGTTGAATTAATTTTTCAATTCTCgatcaaaaaagaaaaacaattgaCTAATTTACCGTTATATGAACTTTGCTATAGTTTTTCAAAAAACACcaagagtgtgtatatatatatatatatatatatatatatatattctcgtaaaatggtacaattgaatttataagGCGGTTTATAAATAAGTGAGTTATTTTGACCCAAAAAATAATTGGTAAATAAGAACAAAGAGATTATGAAACGAAATTAAAGGAAATACAAGTCTGGCTATGCGCTTAATCTTTCCGATAGCATAAGTACAAACATTATTGAGGGCAGAAGAAAGTCAATAACGATCTTTATAATTTAGAGAACATAATATATCTTTTTGTGTACATAGTATTTTGTGTCTTACAATGGATGCTAATTTTCCAATTTATAGCTTTATTTAAGGAGACAAGATCCCCAAATTATGTTCCTCTTGAATGAGAATAAAATTATCATTGATGATTGCATAACGGTTGGCTATAAATGCTAATATTCTCTGTAACTGCTGCTCATTGAATGCTATCTGGTATCAAATCTTTGAATCTTTATTTTCGGCTACTTTGCCTCGGGATTCACCCATTATCGGTCATGCACTTGCATTTAGCGCTAGTTATTTGCTGACTCACATCCCGCTTGTTTTTAGTTCCGCGTGTCATCCCCTCTGTAATGACCCGACaagtcattttgagagtaatagaTCCGATATCTTATTTTCTCCGtttctgcttatgtgacttgccgagAGGTTTTGTTTTTCGTTTCGGGGTGTTTTGAGACACTTAGACCCTAAAACGGAAGCTTAAGTGTTAGGATTTTGACCATAGTCGAACTATGTGAAGACGACTCTGGAATAGAGTTTCgtcagttccgttagctccgttggatgatttggACTTAAGtgcgtgtccggattgtgttttggaggtatgtagctgatttaggcttgaaattgcgaaagtcgaatttttgaaaattttaacaggaagtggattttttgatatcggggaTGGGTttcgattctgaaagttggagtacgtccgtagtgtttaatgtgacttgtgtgcaaaatttggggtcaatcaaacgtggtttgatagggttcgacatcggttgtagaaatttgaagtttcaagttcattaagtttggattggagggtgattcgtgtttttgttgttgtttgatgtgtttggctcgactaagttcgtataatGTTTTAGGGCGGGTAggtatgtttggttggggtcccgggggcttcgGGTTAATTTCGGGttgttaacggatcaattttggacttgttggaattgcagaaaatctggtgttgctgttgttggtttccttcatcgcgttcgcgagagaggtctCATGTTCCCATAAGGCATCTCGGAGGCCAGCTGGGTTTTTTCTTCGCATTTGTGACGTAgttcccgcattcgcgaagataT from Nicotiana sylvestris chromosome 12, ASM39365v2, whole genome shotgun sequence encodes the following:
- the LOC138882705 gene encoding uncharacterized protein, producing the protein MAKEAESGISLQTAVDIARRIENVCSQERGRVFDKSPRHFGGFNGASCGGRVVPRDSLSASMHVSTTVGDYFVVDPIYRSCMFTIGSLEASIDLLLLDMVDFDVTLGINWLLPYHAIWDCHAKMVTLDMSDLPRLKLRGTLEHSTIRVISYVKDRHMVEKGCLAYLAYICDSSAEVPSMDSVPVVSEFPKVFLVDLSGMSPDRDIDFCIDLALGAQSISILPYCLALPELKGIEGAVARFS